In Chrysoperla carnea chromosome 2, inChrCarn1.1, whole genome shotgun sequence, the following proteins share a genomic window:
- the LOC123294116 gene encoding LOW QUALITY PROTEIN: elongator complex protein 1 (The sequence of the model RefSeq protein was modified relative to this genomic sequence to represent the inferred CDS: substituted 1 base at 1 genomic stop codon) translates to MRNLKLFYNKIQISNKLENFHITNSSPIHLTYLSVTCELSVIDSKSVTIFDGQHLNITSIYLIDDEQQEQDTADKDKDIKIVSAKYSPAQDLLVIITTDKCLRLLTLDNCLGGASTQLVQLVQCIQLDDINKNNINQNIVNVGWGSKQTQFYGSEGKQARTIEIQQQQQKQQKDNVVNNNININKLIYITWRSDGTLFAINFIRGGHNDDGYGYGFIVFNSDGIAQYSSDRENIIGLEGPLSWRPSGNLIAGVQFISNTNKYQIVLFEKNGLKHGQFIINNENKVKKLCWSLDSEVLCIQYENSNRIDLYTINNYHWYLKQSLIFNNNNNNKINNCLIEWNINNTTTVGDNNKILNILFNNMLLKYEWIWTTTTTTTTTDDDLNDDLACVAVIDNINVLLTSFKYACIPPPMYAFKLSSLNQLNSINFILFNNNNHNIYNHKLIANNITSMFILNEQQFILLTTLKHELICININNEINIINNNINNYFKRCIERGSKIIISYNYNIILQMPRGNIELIKPRILLITLINKLLTINNNYLLAFNIMKQERINLNLLYDFNSKLFINNINNIINTIDLNDLNIFLLELQNEDVTKTIYKQXQLQLQQQELTNNINKIHLIANEFIKYLLKLNDNNNNKYIKTIITAYVIKDTDQDLEEALLLIYNIKNNNNNIDLSNKLLKYLLQLKSNNINLIFNIALGMYNFDIIMFVAQQSQKDPKQYIPFLQELNSYTNQYYKQFKIDNYLKRYNKALKSLILYYNDNTDNTDFNECLQFIKLHNLYKEALELYKNNNNNNIYYKDICNIFGEYLYNKRCYHEAAIMYERSFNLNKALEMYQLNINNDPTISIQHYDNNNNITALLATTATTILCNYLQDYESAIDILTDAKQWSEAIHYCYLYKRKDLIETHIKPKALQYYEILTLNINETIQQLIQQTERLIIVPAVNCDLYSDTTSIVSKTTTTSINSKSSFKSFRSSKNKRKHERKLYSLKEGNKYEDLALIRSLHQLITKTYLLINNNNIINKLLLILMNLNEENKAKQLQQLFKQLLNKINEYQNIIWPPSLTLTQSIDGLGSGSGSGSVELNHNDSLITTTYGPNMTTNSIINATKQQQQQQQDHTITTTMNLLEVQYRYPPQQPTAHWKLFSLESSI, encoded by the exons atgagaaatttaaaattattttacaataaaatacaa atatcaaataaattagaaaactttCATATAACAAATTCATCACCAATCCATTTAACATATTTATCAGTGACATGTGAACTATCTGTTATTGATTCTAAATCTGTTACAATATTTGATGGtcaacatttaaatataacaagtatttatttaattgatgaTGAACAACAAGAACAAGATACAGCtgataaagataaagatattaaaatagtGAGTGCTAAATATAGTCCAGCACAAGATTTACTTGTTATTATAACAACAGATAAATGTTTACGATTATTAACATTAGATAATTGTTTGGGTGGTGCTTCAACACAACTTGTACAACTTGTACAATGTATTCAATTagatgatattaataaaaataatattaatcaaaatattgttaatgtTGGTTGGGGTAGTAAACAAACACAATTTTATGGTTCTGAAGGTAAACAAGCAAGAACAATagaaatacaacaacaacaacaaaaacaacaaaaagataatgttgttaataataatattaatataaataaattaatatatataacatgGCGTTCTGATGGTACTTTATTTGCTATAAACTTTATACGTGGTGGACACAATGATGATGGGTATGGTTatggttttattgtttttaattctgATGGTATTGCACAATATTCATCAGATAGAGAGAATATTATTGGTTTAGAAGGACCATTATCATGGAGACCATCTGGTAATTTAATAGCTGGTGttcaatttatatcaaatactaataaatatcaaattgtaTTGTTTGAAAAGAATGGATTAAAACATggtcaatttataattaataatgag aataaagttaaaaagttaTGTTGGAGTTTAGATTCAGAAGTATTATGTATTCAATATGAAAATAGTAATCGTATtgatttatatacaattaataattatcattggtatttaaaacaatcattaatatttaataataataataataataaaattaataattgtttaattgaatggaatattaataatacaacaacagtaggtgataataataaaatattaaatatattatttaataatatgttattaaaatatgaatggatttggacaacaacaacaacaacaacaacaacagatGATGATTTAAATGATGATTTAGCTTGTGTAGCtgttattgataatataaatgtattattaacaTCATTTAAATATGCTTGTATTCCACCACCAATGTATGCatttaaattatcatcattaaatcaattaaattctattaattttatattatttaataataataatcataatatttat aatcataaattaattgcaaataatataacatcaatgtttatattaaatgaacaacaatttatattattaacaacattaaaacatgaattaatatgtataaatattaataatgaaataaatattattaataataatattaataattattttaaaagatgtaTTGAACGTggtagtaaaataataatatcatataattataatattatattacaaatgcCACGTGgtaatattgaattaataaaaccacgtatattattaataacattaatcaataaattattaactattaataataattatttattagcatttaatattatgaaacaagaacgtattaatttaaatttattatatgattttaattcaaaattatttattaataatataaataatattattaatacaattgatttaaatgatttaaatatatttttattagaattacaaaatgaagatgttacaaaaacaatatataaacaat aacaattacaattacaacaacaagaattaactaataatataaataaaatacatttaattgctaatgaatttattaaatatttattaaaattaaatgataataataataataaatatataaaaacaataataacagcatatgtTATTAAAGATACAGATCAAGATTTAGAAGaagcattattattaatatataatattaaaaataataataataatatagatttatcaaataaattattaaaatatttattacaattaaaatcaaataatattaatttaatatttaatattgcatTAGGAatgtataattttgatataattatgtTTGTTGCACAACAATCACAAAAAGATCCAAAACAATATATACCATTCTTACAAGAATTAAATTCATATacaaatcaatattataaacaatttaaaattgataattatttaaaacgttataataaagcattaaaatcattaatattatattataatgataataCTGATAATACTGATTTTAATGaatgtttacaatttataaaattacataatttatataaagaagcacttgaattatataaaaataataataataataatatttattataaagatatttgtaatatatttggtgaatatttatataataaacgtTGTTATCATGAAGCTGCTATCATGTATGAAcgttcatttaatttaaataaagcatTAGAAATgtatcaattaaatataaataatgatccAACAATATCAATACAACATT atgataataataataatataacagcATTATTAGCTACAACAGCTACAACAAtcttatgtaattatttacaagATTATGAATCAGCTATTGATATATTAACTGATGCTAAACAATGGTCTGAAGCTAtacattattgttatttatataaacgtAAAGATTTAATAg aaacaCATATTAAACCTAAAGCATtacaatattatgaaatattaacattaaatatcAATGAAACAATACAACAATTAATACAACAAACAGAACGTTtaattattgtac CAGCTGTTAATTGTGATTTATATTCAGATACAACAAGTATTGtttcaaaaacaacaacaacaagtaTTAATTCAAAATCATCATT taaaagttttcgatcaagtaaaaataaacgtAAACATGAacgtaaattatatagtttaaaaGAAGGCAATAAATATGAAGATTTAGCATTAATACGTTCATTACatcaattaattacaaaaacatatttattaattaataataataatattataaataaattattattaatattaatgaatttaaatgaaGAGAATAAAGCAAAACAATTACAACaactatttaaacaattattaaataaaattaatgaatatcaaaatataatatggcCACCATCATTAACATTAACACAATCTATTGATGGACTTGGATCTGGATCTGGATCTGGATCAGTTGAATTAAATCATAATGATAGTTTAATTACAACAACATATGGACCTAATATGACAactaattcaattattaatgcaactaaacaacaacaacaacaacaacaagatcatacaataacaacaacaatgaatttattag aagttCAATATCGTTATCCACCACAACAACCAACAGCACATTGGAAACTATTTAGTTTAGAatcatcaatttaa
- the LOC123293694 gene encoding uncharacterized protein LOC123293694 — translation MSITIMNSLGLLRTISTKVFQTCSIQQTLFNQTSNSNNILYNIVTSTSTSLIPIRTNIRCHFPRPNERMRIKKHGYKKRLTTQAGLRVLLRRILKGRHNISH, via the exons atgtctatAACAATTATGAATTCATTGGGTTTATtaag aacaatTAGTACAAAAGTATTTCAAACATGTTCAATACAACAAACATTATTCAATCAAACaagtaattcaaataatattttatataacattgtTACAAGTACAAGTACAAGTTTGATACCAATTCGTACAAATATTCGTTGTCATTTTCCTCGACCAAATGAACGGATGCGAATTAAAAAACATGGTTATAAAAAACGGTTAACAACTCAAGCTGGATTACGTGTTTTATTGAGAAGAATATTAAAAGGACGACATAATATatcacattaa